The Alteripontixanthobacter sp. genome has a window encoding:
- a CDS encoding ATP-binding protein yields the protein MLQAQAVKMQHPGFMRDTFIALAIALAGAAIFGFVAFESIQLSRGDGRIAMVWLPNALAVAFLLRARLPREDWFICALWIGNMLANLSVGDPLLRSSGFATANMVEVVTAVVLVRRSCGRNPNMTEISHLVRFILSAGVAAPFMSSLVASIVFLLQGDFTILAYGKWLMGDSLGMILVAPTVLIVAEACQNPRPPSTRKIADWVVLGVLGMGITIAVFAQTGLPLLYLIAPVVLAFAFRLGSSGTAFSTAAVAVIATYYTMNGSGPIALIDGSIELRLLVLQTFLACAFIMGLPVAAILNTRRRMMAELAQREQRFVQLTANITDAVLRYDLDGRCVYVSPSSDEVLGVPGNVFIHKSPSERAHPDSLAAIAAVQDRLVSGETDKERIVYRRFIDDTNGKPVYIEADCAITIDHETGDKDGIIVSARDVTERVEMENALVNARREAEAADEAKSRFLANMSHEIRTPMNGVLGFSELLLGTELDHEQRAHTELIVESSRSMMALLNDVLDISKIEAGQIQLMEEVVDLRHLLESCARLHQANAKRKEVALTVEWSDELPSHVHADPLRLRQIVNNLVGNAVKFTDDGNVTVFTERRGDRIVISIEDTGIGIEEHRLEQIFRPFEQADGAISREYGGTGLGLSISRQLADLLGGTLNVDSHPGVGSYFTLILPLKEAAAPAPKKVPEKERRVRAKPSASRVLLVEDHDVNRMLMTAMLDKCGQTVVVAEDGYEAIAAVQEAVDLGQQFDLVLMDIQMPRCDGYTAAREIRRMGIAPDALPIVALTANAFPEDVQAARRAGMQAHLSKPVAFEDLIGALSHWLPTRIVDAEYAAGPECSEEPEETNTQAPALSPELLERWNSRRGEAIAQVRNALEHNSFGGDDATQLARTMHKLAGTAGMFGDNELGEKARNFERALRSGIGGAVCVKLAEELLEMETPASE from the coding sequence ATGCTACAAGCGCAGGCAGTCAAGATGCAGCATCCGGGATTTATGCGCGATACGTTCATCGCGTTGGCGATAGCTCTGGCCGGGGCGGCCATATTCGGGTTTGTCGCTTTCGAAAGTATCCAGCTGTCGCGCGGGGATGGGCGCATTGCCATGGTCTGGCTCCCCAATGCTCTGGCCGTCGCCTTCCTGCTGCGCGCGCGCCTGCCCCGCGAAGACTGGTTCATTTGCGCACTTTGGATCGGCAATATGCTGGCCAATCTCTCGGTAGGGGATCCGTTGCTGCGGTCGAGCGGGTTTGCCACGGCCAATATGGTCGAAGTGGTCACCGCCGTAGTGCTGGTGCGGAGGTCATGCGGGCGCAATCCGAACATGACGGAGATCTCCCACTTGGTGCGGTTCATTCTGTCCGCCGGAGTGGCCGCACCCTTCATGTCATCGCTGGTCGCAAGCATCGTTTTTCTTCTGCAGGGTGATTTCACGATACTGGCTTACGGCAAATGGCTCATGGGCGATTCCCTGGGCATGATCCTGGTCGCGCCGACCGTGTTGATCGTTGCCGAGGCGTGCCAGAACCCCCGCCCCCCTTCGACCCGCAAGATTGCGGATTGGGTAGTTCTGGGCGTGTTGGGAATGGGAATTACGATCGCAGTATTCGCCCAGACGGGACTTCCGCTGCTATATCTCATCGCGCCGGTCGTCCTCGCTTTTGCATTCCGTTTGGGCAGCTCCGGCACCGCATTCAGCACTGCCGCCGTGGCAGTTATCGCGACATACTACACGATGAATGGATCGGGTCCGATCGCCCTGATCGATGGGTCGATCGAATTACGCCTCCTGGTGCTTCAGACTTTCCTGGCCTGCGCGTTCATAATGGGCTTGCCTGTTGCGGCGATCCTGAACACCCGGCGGCGCATGATGGCGGAATTGGCGCAGCGCGAACAGCGCTTCGTCCAGTTGACCGCCAATATCACCGATGCGGTGTTGCGCTACGATCTTGATGGCCGCTGCGTATATGTCTCACCGTCCAGCGACGAAGTGCTGGGAGTTCCCGGCAATGTGTTCATCCACAAGAGCCCGAGCGAGCGCGCCCATCCGGACTCGCTCGCGGCTATCGCAGCAGTGCAGGATCGACTGGTTTCGGGAGAAACCGACAAGGAACGGATCGTCTATCGCCGATTTATCGACGATACCAACGGCAAGCCCGTCTATATCGAAGCCGATTGTGCCATCACCATCGACCATGAAACGGGCGATAAAGACGGGATCATCGTGTCCGCGCGCGATGTGACCGAGCGGGTGGAAATGGAAAACGCGCTGGTCAACGCACGGCGCGAAGCGGAAGCGGCGGACGAGGCGAAATCGCGTTTCCTCGCCAATATGAGCCATGAGATTCGCACCCCGATGAACGGCGTACTGGGCTTTTCCGAATTGTTGCTCGGTACGGAGCTGGACCATGAACAGCGCGCGCATACCGAACTGATCGTGGAATCGAGCCGGTCGATGATGGCGCTGCTCAACGATGTGCTGGATATCTCGAAGATCGAAGCCGGTCAGATACAATTGATGGAAGAGGTCGTGGACCTTCGCCATCTGCTGGAAAGCTGCGCACGGCTCCACCAGGCCAACGCCAAGCGCAAGGAGGTGGCGCTCACGGTCGAGTGGTCGGATGAGCTGCCGAGCCACGTCCATGCCGATCCGCTGCGTTTGCGGCAGATCGTCAACAATCTGGTCGGCAATGCGGTCAAATTCACCGACGATGGCAACGTGACCGTGTTTACCGAACGGCGCGGTGACCGGATCGTGATATCGATCGAAGATACCGGCATCGGTATCGAGGAGCACCGGCTGGAGCAGATATTCCGGCCTTTCGAACAGGCCGATGGCGCCATCAGCCGCGAATATGGCGGCACCGGGCTGGGTCTGTCGATTTCCCGCCAGCTCGCCGACTTGCTTGGTGGTACGCTGAATGTCGATAGCCATCCCGGTGTCGGATCGTATTTTACGCTGATCCTGCCGCTGAAAGAGGCGGCCGCACCGGCCCCGAAGAAAGTGCCGGAAAAGGAGCGGCGCGTCCGCGCCAAGCCCTCTGCCAGCCGGGTGCTATTGGTTGAAGATCACGACGTGAACCGCATGCTGATGACCGCGATGCTGGATAAATGCGGGCAAACGGTCGTAGTTGCCGAAGATGGGTACGAGGCAATTGCAGCGGTGCAAGAGGCGGTCGATCTGGGCCAGCAATTCGACCTGGTGCTGATGGACATCCAAATGCCGCGCTGCGATGGCTACACCGCCGCGCGTGAGATCCGCCGGATGGGCATCGCCCCGGATGCGCTGCCGATCGTAGCGCTGACCGCCAATGCATTTCCGGAAGACGTTCAGGCCGCCAGACGTGCCGGAATGCAGGCGCACCTGTCCAAGCCGGTGGCGTTCGAAGACTTGATCGGCGCGCTTTCCCATTGGCTCCCGACCCGCATCGTCGATGCAGAATACGCTGCCGGGCCCGAATGCAGCGAAGAACCGGAAGAGACAAATACCCAAGCCCCGGCCCTCTCTCCCGAATTGCTGGAACGGTGGAATTCGCGCCGCGGCGAAGCCATCGCGCAGGTCCGCAATGCGCTGGAACATAACAGCTTCGGCGGGGATGATGCCACCCAACTCGCCCGTACCATGCACAAGCTGGCAGGCACCGCCGGAATGTTCGGCGATAATGAGCTGGGCGAAAAAGCGCGCAATTTCGAACGTGCGCTGCGTTCCGGCATTGGCGGCGCGGTCTGCGTGAAACTGGCGGAAGAACTGCTGGAGATGGAGACACCAGCCAGCGAGTAG
- a CDS encoding enoyl-CoA hydratase/isomerase family protein, with protein sequence MTKFENITVTTESGAARIAFARAERRNALTPEMMRECCEALDIAIADKDVRTIIVAAEGDHFSVGADYENLDKMKDMRAAAVRDQIYTHFQAAVRRVWACPKPTIALVQGAAVTVGAELALACDFRIMAEGAFLQESWVKLGLIPPLGGLYLLPRYLGLAKAREVVLRNKRIHAEEALDSGIATEVASLDTLADAGHELAQELMAIAPMAYAHIKEGLHRGLETGMAAEWSANVAVQGTLLTSADFAEGLAAMRDKRTPRFTGE encoded by the coding sequence ATGACCAAATTCGAAAATATTACCGTAACCACCGAAAGCGGTGCGGCCCGCATCGCCTTCGCCCGGGCCGAGCGGCGCAATGCGTTGACGCCGGAGATGATGCGCGAATGCTGCGAGGCTCTGGATATCGCCATAGCCGACAAGGATGTGCGCACCATCATCGTGGCGGCGGAGGGCGATCACTTTTCCGTCGGCGCGGATTACGAAAATCTGGACAAGATGAAGGATATGCGGGCCGCTGCCGTTCGCGATCAAATCTACACTCATTTCCAGGCCGCGGTAAGGCGCGTTTGGGCGTGTCCGAAGCCGACCATCGCGCTGGTGCAGGGCGCAGCCGTCACGGTGGGCGCGGAACTGGCACTGGCATGCGATTTTCGGATCATGGCCGAAGGCGCTTTCTTGCAGGAAAGCTGGGTCAAGCTGGGGCTGATCCCGCCGCTGGGCGGACTCTATCTGCTGCCGCGCTATCTGGGCCTTGCCAAGGCGCGCGAAGTGGTACTGCGGAACAAGCGTATCCATGCCGAGGAAGCGCTGGACAGCGGCATCGCCACCGAAGTTGCCTCGCTCGATACGCTGGCCGATGCCGGCCATGAATTGGCGCAGGAACTGATGGCCATCGCCCCGATGGCCTACGCCCATATCAAGGAAGGCCTCCATCGCGGCCTGGAAACCGGGATGGCAGCGGAATGGAGCGCCAATGTCGCGGTGCAGGGCACGCTGCTGACCAGCGCCGATTTTGCCGAGGGGCTTGCCGCGATGCGCGACAAGCGAACCCCGCGCTTTACCGGGGAATAG
- a CDS encoding beta-galactosidase: MDISPPSARLGVCYYPEHWPEERWAHDAQRMAGLGLSRVRIGEFAWSRIEPQPGRFDWDWLDRAIDTLHAAGLGVILGTPTATPPKWVVDAMPDMLAVDRFGRTRGFGSRRHYCFSHAGYRAEAARITRAVAQRYGDHPGITGWQTDNEYGCHDTVQSFSPAARDAFRPWLARRYGAIEVLNEAWGNVFWSMEYRSFAEVELPNLTVTEANPAHWLAFRRFSSDQVVSFDKAQVDILRECSPGRDIMHNAMGFYTGYDHHDLADNLDVLGWDSYPLGFLEMFRFPEADKRRYARQGHPDIAAFHHDLYRGCAKDGRWAVLEQQPGPVNWARHNPAPLLGMVRLWTLEAAAHGAELVSYFRWRQFPKAQEQMHAGLLRPDGEPAPAFAEVEQVAGELLDIGSMGEVPKHAALIFSYPAEWMTQIQPQGEGGGAGCSALWAAFHCYSALRKIGLNVDILPPGAPLDGYALVAVPCQPVASEALASALERFAGHIVIGPRTGSRDEDFAIPDELAPGRLQQLAGGKIVLSETLRPGTGHTGNGWSIEQWLDRYEGEAKAELLAQDGAVASWRRGRVRICAAWPEGPLIDLLLARAAGDAGLPCETLPEGTRQRTTAAHVFQFDYLNADVNIRPAD, encoded by the coding sequence ATGGACATTTCACCACCTTCGGCGCGCCTCGGGGTTTGTTATTATCCGGAACATTGGCCGGAAGAACGCTGGGCGCATGACGCGCAGCGTATGGCGGGGCTGGGGCTGTCGCGTGTGCGGATTGGCGAGTTTGCGTGGAGCCGGATCGAACCTCAGCCGGGCCGGTTCGATTGGGACTGGCTCGACCGCGCCATAGATACGCTGCATGCGGCGGGGCTGGGCGTGATATTGGGCACCCCCACGGCCACGCCGCCCAAATGGGTGGTCGATGCGATGCCCGATATGCTGGCGGTAGACCGGTTTGGCCGCACGCGCGGTTTCGGGTCGCGGCGACATTATTGCTTCAGCCATGCTGGCTACCGCGCCGAGGCAGCGCGGATCACGCGAGCAGTGGCGCAGCGTTATGGCGATCATCCCGGCATTACCGGCTGGCAAACCGATAATGAATATGGCTGCCACGATACGGTGCAGAGCTTCTCCCCCGCGGCGCGCGATGCGTTTCGGCCGTGGCTGGCCCGCAGGTATGGTGCGATCGAGGTGCTGAACGAGGCTTGGGGCAATGTGTTCTGGAGCATGGAATATCGCTCCTTCGCGGAAGTTGAACTGCCAAATCTGACGGTGACGGAGGCGAACCCCGCGCATTGGCTGGCCTTTCGCCGGTTCTCCTCCGATCAGGTCGTGTCCTTCGACAAGGCGCAGGTCGATATTTTGCGCGAATGTTCGCCCGGGCGCGACATCATGCACAATGCGATGGGGTTCTATACCGGGTACGATCATCACGATCTGGCGGACAATCTCGATGTGCTGGGCTGGGACAGCTACCCGCTCGGCTTCCTCGAGATGTTTCGGTTTCCCGAAGCGGATAAGCGGCGATACGCGCGTCAGGGCCATCCCGATATCGCGGCGTTTCACCACGATCTCTATCGCGGCTGCGCCAAAGATGGGCGCTGGGCGGTGCTGGAACAGCAACCCGGCCCGGTGAACTGGGCGCGGCACAATCCTGCGCCGCTGCTGGGCATGGTGAGGCTGTGGACGCTGGAGGCGGCAGCGCACGGGGCCGAGCTGGTGAGCTATTTCCGCTGGCGCCAATTTCCGAAGGCGCAGGAGCAGATGCATGCCGGCTTGCTGAGGCCCGATGGCGAGCCTGCGCCCGCTTTTGCAGAAGTGGAACAAGTCGCCGGTGAACTGCTGGACATCGGCAGCATGGGCGAAGTGCCGAAACACGCGGCGCTGATTTTCTCCTATCCAGCCGAGTGGATGACGCAGATCCAGCCGCAGGGGGAAGGCGGCGGAGCTGGGTGCAGCGCTCTGTGGGCTGCGTTCCATTGCTACAGCGCTTTGCGCAAGATCGGACTCAATGTCGATATCCTGCCGCCGGGCGCGCCGCTGGACGGATATGCGCTGGTGGCCGTGCCCTGCCAGCCGGTGGCGAGCGAGGCCCTCGCGAGCGCGTTGGAGAGGTTCGCCGGACACATCGTGATCGGTCCGCGAACCGGCAGCCGCGATGAAGATTTCGCCATTCCTGACGAGCTTGCTCCCGGCAGGTTGCAGCAGCTGGCAGGCGGCAAGATTGTGCTGAGCGAAACGCTTCGCCCCGGCACGGGCCATACGGGCAATGGCTGGTCGATCGAGCAGTGGCTGGACCGTTATGAGGGCGAGGCGAAGGCGGAGCTGTTGGCGCAGGACGGGGCCGTGGCCAGCTGGCGCCGCGGTCGAGTGCGAATTTGCGCGGCCTGGCCGGAAGGGCCGCTGATCGATCTATTACTGGCCAGGGCGGCGGGCGATGCGGGGCTGCCCTGCGAAACCTTGCCCGAAGGCACCCGCCAGCGCACCACCGCCGCCCATGTTTTCCAGTTCGATTACCTGAATGCAGATGTGAACATTCGCCCCGCAGACTGA
- a CDS encoding PAS domain-containing protein, which translates to MTVSSQGKRELAYPETATLLCERKWEDTALGPREAWPTALETLIDVMIGSGQPMFVVWGKERTLIYNDPYAEILANKHPEAFGADFLEVWNEISEELLPIVEQAMNGIPVQSDDIELWMERKGYTEETHFAFSYTPVRSDDSEIAGFFCVCQETTGQILAERALRASEAEARANAERVQLALDAGAIIGTWFWDIKNDRLDVDEAFAVTFGMPPELSRDGLRLDQVTGAVHPDDRDSLEKAIETSIAKGGAYAHQYRVKRADERYYWVEANGRVDIDETGTATTFSGVLLDIEERRETERALKDVTRRLEAILDNTREAVFLMNEDQHCVYANRSAELLTGYRLDEMRGRPLHDVVHHKKPDGSHYPIEECPIDRAFPARAQMSGEELFVAPDGSFYPVTFTASPMLDDRGKPVGTVIEARNISEEKAAEAEQQVTQERYRLAVKATNDAIWDWDLTANKVQWNEAIETLFGYGKDDVDPTGDWWIEHIHPDDRARIDESIHAVIDGQESHWTDEYRFMDVNGDPIHVYDRGFVIRNDEGKAVRMIGAMLDLTERRRAEEALQELNHELERRVTEEVEERAKAEEALRQAQKMEAVGQLTGGIAHDFNNLLTIVTGNIDMADRALRRSSDPDPRLQRALGSALKGAERAAALTQRLLAFSRRQPLEPKPIDADRLVSGMSDLVQRALGETIKLEVVTSPGLWRAEADPHQLEAAILNLSVNSRDAMPQGGTLTIETANARLDEAYSAEHAEVAPGQYVVIAVTDTGHGMSKETLTRVFEPFFTTKDVGKGTGLGLSMVYGFTKQSGGHVKIYSEEGHGTTIKIYLPRLVNDVAEEAEDHIDESIDVSRSQETILVVEDDDDVRSYTVECLRELGYRVLDAHDGPAALRVLEIEKDRSIDLLFTDVVMPGMTGRELADLVRDIRPEIKVLYTSGYTRNAIVHGGRLDEGVEMISKPFTYQSLARKIADVLEKGRTGRILLVIDDPTLRMFTSEGLVAAGYTLDNAETDSEALSLVRAARGNYDAVFVNARQTGKKSDRLAKSIRSLHADLPVLLAVDEFSTVFEHYENDRCTAVIGKPYNSQKLLSELAQLGVRCRSKTAGSSQHGNSDPEGAAHE; encoded by the coding sequence ATGACAGTCTCATCTCAAGGCAAGCGCGAACTTGCTTACCCCGAAACTGCAACGCTGCTGTGTGAAAGAAAATGGGAGGACACCGCACTCGGTCCACGCGAGGCTTGGCCGACTGCCCTCGAAACACTGATCGATGTCATGATCGGATCGGGGCAACCGATGTTCGTCGTTTGGGGGAAGGAGCGGACCCTTATCTATAACGATCCGTATGCTGAAATACTTGCGAACAAACATCCCGAAGCCTTCGGCGCAGATTTTCTCGAAGTGTGGAACGAGATCAGTGAAGAATTGCTGCCAATCGTCGAACAAGCGATGAATGGCATTCCTGTCCAAAGCGATGATATCGAACTATGGATGGAGCGGAAGGGGTATACCGAAGAAACCCACTTCGCTTTTTCTTATACACCGGTCCGTTCGGATGACAGTGAAATCGCCGGTTTCTTCTGCGTCTGTCAGGAAACTACCGGCCAGATCTTGGCAGAAAGAGCTTTGCGAGCGAGCGAGGCGGAGGCGCGCGCTAATGCGGAACGAGTGCAGCTCGCACTCGATGCAGGCGCGATTATCGGCACCTGGTTCTGGGATATCAAGAATGATCGCCTGGATGTGGACGAGGCATTTGCGGTTACTTTCGGAATGCCACCCGAACTGTCGCGCGACGGTCTGCGCTTGGACCAGGTGACCGGGGCAGTGCATCCCGATGACAGGGATTCACTTGAGAAAGCGATCGAGACGTCGATCGCGAAGGGTGGTGCCTATGCTCACCAATATCGGGTAAAGCGTGCGGACGAGCGGTATTACTGGGTTGAAGCCAACGGCCGGGTCGACATCGACGAAACCGGTACGGCCACAACCTTCTCCGGTGTGCTTCTGGATATTGAAGAACGTCGCGAAACCGAACGCGCGCTAAAAGATGTAACGCGGCGCCTCGAGGCAATTCTCGACAATACGCGCGAAGCCGTATTCCTGATGAACGAAGACCAGCATTGCGTTTACGCCAATCGGTCTGCCGAATTACTGACTGGCTATCGTTTGGACGAGATGCGCGGCCGTCCGCTGCACGACGTGGTCCATCACAAAAAGCCGGACGGCTCGCACTATCCGATCGAGGAATGCCCCATCGACCGTGCGTTCCCTGCGCGCGCGCAAATGAGCGGCGAGGAGCTTTTCGTCGCTCCCGACGGGTCCTTCTATCCCGTTACCTTTACTGCCAGTCCGATGCTCGATGACCGAGGCAAACCCGTGGGCACGGTCATCGAAGCTCGCAATATAAGCGAAGAGAAGGCAGCCGAGGCGGAGCAGCAGGTAACGCAGGAACGCTACCGGCTTGCGGTGAAAGCCACCAATGACGCAATTTGGGATTGGGACCTGACGGCCAATAAGGTCCAATGGAACGAGGCGATCGAAACGCTTTTCGGTTATGGCAAGGATGATGTCGATCCCACCGGCGACTGGTGGATCGAACACATCCATCCGGACGACCGGGCGCGCATCGACGAAAGCATCCACGCGGTGATCGATGGGCAGGAAAGCCACTGGACCGATGAATATCGTTTCATGGATGTCAACGGAGACCCGATCCACGTCTACGACCGTGGTTTCGTAATCCGTAATGATGAGGGCAAGGCGGTCCGTATGATCGGAGCGATGCTCGACCTCACCGAGCGTCGCCGGGCTGAAGAGGCGCTCCAAGAGCTCAACCACGAGCTCGAACGCAGGGTGACCGAAGAAGTGGAGGAGCGCGCGAAGGCCGAAGAAGCTTTGCGACAGGCACAGAAGATGGAAGCGGTCGGTCAGCTGACCGGAGGCATCGCTCACGACTTCAACAATCTGCTGACCATCGTGACGGGAAATATCGATATGGCCGATCGCGCCCTGCGACGCTCCAGCGACCCGGATCCCCGCTTGCAACGCGCGCTCGGCAGCGCTCTCAAAGGCGCAGAGCGTGCAGCGGCGCTCACCCAAAGACTCCTTGCCTTTTCCAGGCGGCAGCCACTCGAGCCCAAGCCGATCGACGCCGACCGTCTGGTATCAGGTATGTCGGACCTCGTTCAGCGCGCTCTGGGCGAAACCATCAAGCTCGAAGTGGTGACCAGCCCGGGTCTATGGCGAGCGGAAGCCGATCCGCACCAGCTCGAGGCGGCAATCCTCAATCTTTCGGTGAACTCACGCGACGCGATGCCCCAGGGGGGAACCTTGACGATCGAGACGGCCAATGCCCGCCTCGACGAGGCATATTCCGCCGAACACGCCGAGGTTGCACCCGGACAATATGTCGTGATTGCCGTGACCGACACCGGGCACGGCATGTCGAAAGAGACGCTCACGCGGGTCTTCGAGCCGTTTTTCACCACGAAGGATGTCGGCAAGGGAACCGGCCTGGGCCTTTCCATGGTTTACGGCTTTACCAAGCAATCCGGCGGCCACGTCAAAATCTATAGCGAGGAAGGCCACGGAACGACCATCAAGATCTATCTCCCGCGCCTCGTAAATGACGTCGCCGAAGAAGCCGAAGACCACATTGATGAAAGCATCGACGTCAGCCGGTCGCAGGAGACCATTCTGGTCGTTGAAGACGATGACGATGTCCGTTCCTACACCGTCGAATGCTTACGCGAGCTTGGATACCGGGTGCTCGATGCTCACGACGGGCCAGCCGCCTTGCGAGTTCTGGAAATTGAGAAAGACCGGTCGATCGACCTCTTGTTCACCGACGTCGTGATGCCCGGAATGACCGGGCGCGAACTGGCCGACCTCGTGCGAGACATCCGGCCGGAGATCAAGGTCCTCTATACGAGTGGATATACGCGTAACGCGATCGTCCATGGCGGCCGACTGGATGAGGGTGTCGAGATGATCTCCAAGCCTTTCACCTACCAATCGCTGGCACGAAAGATTGCCGACGTGCTCGAGAAAGGCAGGACGGGCCGCATCTTGCTCGTCATCGATGATCCCACGCTCAGGATGTTCACCTCCGAGGGACTGGTAGCCGCGGGTTACACCCTCGACAATGCTGAAACAGATAGCGAAGCACTAAGCCTGGTCCGTGCTGCGCGCGGAAATTACGATGCCGTTTTCGTTAACGCTCGCCAGACTGGCAAAAAAAGTGACAGGCTGGCCAAGAGCATCCGTTCGCTCCATGCGGACCTACCCGTCCTGCTTGCAGTCGATGAGTTCTCGACAGTTTTCGAACATTATGAAAATGATCGCTGCACTGCAGTGATTGGCAAGCCATACAATTCGCAGAAACTGCTGAGTGAGCTTGCACAGCTTGGCGTGCGATGCCGTTCGAAAACCGCCGGTTCATCTCAGCATGGCAATAGCGATCCGGAAGGAGCTGCGCATGAATAA
- a CDS encoding response regulator has protein sequence MNNSLRVLIAEDEPLVSMLLEEMLLDLGATVASVATNIPDALAAADDGNFDCALLDMNLHGERADPVAARLTSRGIPFAILSGGQIEATKLGAVLFVPKPYRFEDIERALNAINREIGQDIRRVNL, from the coding sequence ATGAATAATTCGCTACGCGTTTTGATAGCAGAGGACGAACCCCTAGTATCGATGCTGCTTGAGGAAATGCTGCTCGATCTAGGTGCAACTGTTGCATCGGTCGCGACCAATATTCCCGACGCTCTTGCCGCAGCCGATGATGGGAATTTCGATTGCGCCTTGCTGGATATGAATTTGCATGGAGAACGGGCCGACCCAGTAGCCGCGCGCTTGACCAGCCGCGGCATTCCGTTCGCCATATTATCAGGGGGCCAGATCGAAGCGACGAAGCTGGGTGCGGTTCTGTTCGTTCCGAAACCGTATCGGTTCGAGGATATCGAGCGAGCCTTGAATGCGATAAACCGAGAAATCGGGCAGGACATCCGAAGGGTCAACTTGTAG
- the purU gene encoding formyltetrahydrofolate deformylase gives MSAAKFAHSFILTLFCQDKVGIVAAISSHLAKVDGFIVDSQQYADLDAGQFFLRIEFIAQGSSFPKTLDELRAGLAPIARQYEMDWSLKPSTHRPKLLVAVSKSSHCLNDLLHRWKTGNLPVQIVGVVSNHPDLRDLTEWHGLHYYYLPIHEGKREEQEAKLLAVFQQTAADYLILARYMQVLSPDLVKRLSGRCINIHHSFLPSFKGARPYHRAHERGVKLIGATAHFVTSDLDEGPIIEQDVERVDHRATERDLVRMGRDIEARVLARAVRWTTERRVFLNGIRTVVFR, from the coding sequence ATGAGCGCAGCCAAATTCGCCCACTCTTTCATCCTTACCTTGTTTTGTCAGGATAAGGTTGGGATAGTTGCGGCCATCAGCAGTCACCTTGCAAAAGTTGATGGGTTCATTGTCGACAGCCAGCAATATGCCGATCTTGACGCAGGCCAATTCTTCCTGCGCATCGAATTCATTGCGCAAGGAAGTTCATTTCCGAAAACTCTGGACGAGCTGCGCGCAGGGCTTGCACCGATTGCGCGGCAGTATGAGATGGATTGGAGCCTAAAGCCGTCAACTCACAGGCCCAAGCTTCTAGTTGCCGTTTCCAAGAGCAGCCACTGCCTTAACGACCTACTGCATCGCTGGAAGACAGGCAATCTGCCTGTCCAAATCGTCGGAGTTGTCTCTAATCATCCCGACTTGCGTGACCTTACCGAGTGGCATGGGTTACACTATTATTACCTGCCGATCCACGAGGGAAAAAGGGAGGAACAGGAAGCAAAGCTGCTTGCCGTGTTTCAGCAAACCGCCGCAGATTACCTCATCCTCGCCCGCTACATGCAGGTGCTCTCTCCCGACTTGGTCAAACGGCTATCAGGGCGATGCATCAATATTCACCACAGCTTCTTACCGAGCTTCAAGGGTGCACGGCCCTACCACCGAGCCCATGAGCGGGGGGTGAAGCTGATTGGCGCGACTGCGCACTTCGTCACTAGCGACCTGGATGAAGGTCCGATCATCGAACAGGACGTCGAGCGAGTGGATCATCGGGCGACCGAACGGGATCTTGTGAGAATGGGCCGGGACATCGAGGCGCGAGTGCTGGCTCGCGCCGTCCGATGGACCACCGAACGAAGGGTTTTCCTGAATGGTATAAGGACTGTGGTGTTTCGCTAG